A part of Microcoleus sp. bin38.metabat.b11b12b14.051 genomic DNA contains:
- a CDS encoding peptidase — protein MNRAFRKYHRILALIIFLPITLTVLTGMAATIIKEWPIDTGISARFLLKIHTGEIFKLQAIYPILNGLGMIGLIVTGLSMSGLFGKRKQPTSNDSH, from the coding sequence ATGAACAGAGCATTTCGTAAATATCACCGGATTTTAGCCCTAATCATTTTTTTGCCAATTACCTTGACTGTGTTGACAGGAATGGCTGCGACAATTATCAAAGAGTGGCCGATTGACACAGGAATTTCAGCTAGATTTTTGTTAAAAATTCATACAGGAGAAATTTTTAAGTTGCAAGCAATTTACCCGATTTTAAATGGATTGGGAATGATTGGCTTGATTGTGACTGGTTTAAGTATGTCGGGTTTGTTTGGCAAAAGAAAGCAGCCGACTTCCAATGATTCACACTAA